In one window of Mytilus galloprovincialis chromosome 6, xbMytGall1.hap1.1, whole genome shotgun sequence DNA:
- the LOC143078351 gene encoding uncharacterized protein LOC143078351 produces the protein MLSILTLIFVVSTAYAGLWPKGTYTLVKPKAGCPFGWKEGWRDQDNEDSRNRNSITWGHHFYGTFGVNMMFHYCTKDEHVISGHSDWPRGNYCILRQGISCPPGFSTGSILWDDEDRNSNSLGGVLPSGEYGENTLINYCCRSDGLARKRISLPKRKPFYLLRFRSHCQQVKGMLVREEIVLTDDEDTRNGNRVSGDHPMNDGGVNNRLYYCYYH, from the exons ATGCTGTCCATATTGACATTGATCTTTGTCGTTTCAACAGCTTATGCAG GACTTTGGCCAAAAGGAACATATACACTTGTGAAACCTAAAGCAGGATGTCCTTTTGGGTGGAAGGAAGGATGGCGGGATCAAGACAATGAAGATTCTAGGAACAGAAACAGTATAACATGGGGACATCATTTCTATG GTACCTTTGGAGTAAATATGATGTTCCACTACTGTACGAAGGATGAGCATGTTATATCGGGTCATTCTGACTGGCCAAGAGGAAATTACTGTATTTTGAGACAAGGAATATCCTGTCCACCAG GTTTTAGTACCGGAAGTATTCTATGGGATGATGAAGACAGGAACTCAAATTCACTCGGGGGTGTACTTCCTAGTGGAGAATATGGAGAAAATACTCTCATAAACTACTGTTGCAG ATCTGACGGTTTAGCACGAAAAAGAATCAGTCTTCCAAAAAGAAAACCGTTCTATTTATTACGATTTCGATCCCATTGCCAACAAGTAAAGGGAATGCTTGTAAGAGAGGAGATAGTGCTAACAGACGACGAGGACACTAGAAACGGCAACCGTGTCAGTGGAGATCACCCAATGAATGATGGTGGCGTTAACAACAGGCTATATTACTGTTATTATCACTAA